In Aegilops tauschii subsp. strangulata cultivar AL8/78 chromosome 3, Aet v6.0, whole genome shotgun sequence, one genomic interval encodes:
- the LOC109777700 gene encoding uncharacterized protein has product MLLHLQQTPDTVIDPSFCGLVTESDRRYILHRQRAGKFVAFEGTDTGRRFIGCATEDGVNCGILEWVDAPWPVILQRCLSKLWDMYHEQNLGRAQDNEAHGIEVAKLQKELDSLANQYSQLVDDVSKLFDFQDGIKSHDMDCTSQAINELKEKKKQLEEQAKIELQMEKLKLKKEQRCILQSQADIIQNTRKAMKELEVEKDLLKEEKKKLENVIAELLKVGHGCKEKLDKINEVVMEE; this is encoded by the exons atGCTTTTGCATTTGCAGCAAACTCCTGACACTGTGATAGACCCTAGTTTCTGTGGGCTTGTGACTGAATCTGACAGAAGGTACATCCTGCATAGGCAGAGGGCGGGCAAGTTTGTGGCATTTGAAGGCACTGACACTGGCAGGAGATTCATAGGATGTGCTACTGAG GATGGTGTGAACTGTGGTATTCTGGAGTGGGTAGATGCCCCCTGGCCTGTAATTCTGCAAAGGTGCTTAAGCAAGCTCTGGGATATGTATCATGAGCAGAACCTTGGTAGAGCCCAGGATAATGAGGCTCATGGGATAGAGGTTGCAAAACTGCAGAAGGAGCTTGATTCTCTGGCCAATCAGTATAGCCAGCTGGTGGATGATGTGTCCAAGTTGTTTGATTTTCAGGATGGAATCAAATCTCATGACATGGATTGCACAAGCCAGGCAATCAATGAActgaaggagaagaagaagcaacttGAGGAGCAGGCAAAGATTGAGCTTCAAATGGAGAAGCTTAAGCTCAAGAAAGAACAAAGGTGCATCCTTCAGAGTCAAGCTGATATAATCCAAAACACAAGGAAGGCCATGAAGGAGCTAGAGGTGGAGAAAGATCTCcttaaagaagagaagaagaagctggAGAATGTCATTGCTGAGCTCCTTAAGGTTGGTCATGGGTGCAAGGAAAAGCTGGACAAGATAAATGAAGTTGTGATGGAGGAGTGA